Below is a genomic region from Thermodesulfobacteriota bacterium.
GTTCCGTTTTTTCAAGAATTGGAATCCGCACTTCCGAGTAGCCGAGAAGTTCTAAGTATTTTCTCGAGACTTCCTCAATGATTCTGAATTTTTGAGCCTCTTCACCCGTTATGTCTCTAAATCCTCTAAGTCTCTTGATCATTGCAAATTTTCATGAAAGTTTTGAAGGGCTACTTTTCTTTTGCTGATTTGATGAGTTTCCAAGTCACTATTTCTGTGAGCACCGCAATGTCTTCAGCACAAAGATAGTCCGTTATGTTTTTATCGAATAAGATGTTGCCATTTGGAGGCACATCTTCATCCCCTTTCCACAGGATCATGTACATTCTAACGAGAGGTAACGGGAAAAGCGAAATTGACAGATCTCCGTATCTTTCCCTTTGACCTCCCAAAGTCTTTGAGACCTCAAGGAGCTTTTCAGGGTCTGAAGAAAAAAACCTCACCATCGGCTCTACCGTCCTTTTGTGAAAGACTGGGAAATAGAATCTTCCTCCTTCGATCTGAGCGTACGTTATGAGTTTGCCTGTCTCCGGAGAACCTTTTGCATCAGTAAGGTAGTGAAGGAGAATTATTCTATCCCTTAGAGGAAGTGTCTCATTTCCGTCTCCATCCAATATCCTTCCGGTCTTTATCTCCACCCGATACGGGTTATTAAGATAAGAGACCATGATCCTTTCCTCGTCGATCTTTTTAGATCCAGTTCTCGAGCAAATATCCTCAACATCCATTTTCGCAAGTTTTTCCTGCGCCATCTTTATGGCGAGTCCAAAAGCCTCTTCTGTGATGTTTTCATAAAGTATCATATCTTGCCTCCAAAAGAATTTGCTTTACCGATCGGGATGCTGGCGAATCTTCAGGAAGTAAAAATAAGGACTTTCCCTCAAGGTTGAAGGTTCTTACATTTTCATCGAAATAAATTCTTCCAAGAAGAGCTTCACCCGAACCTTTTAGGGACCCGATCGTTTCATCGGTGAACCTGTAATTGGCAACAAGGTAGAAATTCTTGTAATTTATCCGAACACCCCTTATTACTCTCTTTATCCTCTCTATGTGTTTTAGAGACTTCTCGGACGGATCAAGGATGACAAAAAGATCGTCAATGTCAGGTGTGACTTTTCTATTTAAATGTTCGAGACCCGCAGGAGAATCTACTAGAACCATATCGTAATCTTTTCTGAGTTTTTGAATCATATCTTTGATCATTTCATCGGGTAGGCAGTAGCATCCAGGAGCGAGTTTTGTTCCTAAAGTTACCAAATGGAATTTCTCTGCTTTGTAAATGATCGAACCATCCTTCAACCTCTCCTCAATAAGTTTAGGTGCGTCATCCTTCCTATCTTTGACCATTATATCGTACAAAGCTTCAGAAACTGTAACTTTTCCATTTCTTTCAAGATCTGCTCCAACCATTTTGGGAAGACTAGAATCCGGATCCAGATCGATAAGGAGGAGTCTTTCCACCTTTACGAATCTGGCAAAGAGTGCTGTAAAAGTAGATTTTCCGGCTCCACCTCTTCCAGTCACTACGTTTATTTGGGCCATTCAGATCAACCTCGCTTTCTCTAATATCTTTTTTGCGGATATAACCGCAGGCGAGTCGTCAGGAATTGATCTTAAAGACTCCCCTTTAAGATTTAGCTCTTCCACTGTCCTGTCGTACTCTATCCTTCCAATATAGGACAAATTCTTATCTTCAAAAAACTTTTCATCTGACTCCGTGAACATGTAATTGCCAACAACATTGAAGTTTGCGTATTTGATGCCAACCTCTTTTGCTATCTCTTTTACCCTCTTTATATGGGCTATTGACTTCTCCGAAGGGTCAATAATAACGAAAAGATAGTCTATTTCAGATACAATATTTCTGTTTAGGTGCTCCAATCCCGCTGGAGAATCAATAACAACATTTTTGTAATTTTTCACAAGATCCGAAATAGTCTTTCTCATAAGGTGGTCCGGAAAACAGTAGCAACCCTCCATATCCTTAGTTCCAAGAACGATAAGATCGAATCCACGGCCCTCGTAAAGAGCTTCTGTCCAGATAAGTCCCTTAAATTTATCCTCGACCGGGACTAGGGGGTCTCCACCTCTTTTCCTTTCGTCAACAACATCATAGAGTACTTCTATCACCGTTCTTTTCTTTTCCTTCTCCAAATCTATCCCCAGCATATCTGCAAGAGAGAGGTCAGGATCGAGATCGATAAGAAGGGATGGCTTACTCAGAAATCTGCTTATCAAAGCAACGAATGTGGACTTTCCAGATCCACCCCTTCCTGTTACAACTATTTTACGGGCCATATATTACTCCTTTCTGTAGTTTTGTATTTCTAGCTCTTTTAGCTTTTTTATGGGTGAGACCTTGATCACCGCACTATACTCAGGTGGACAAACGTTAAGACATGTGCCACACTTAACGCACTTCTCTTGGATAATATACTTCGGTTCTCCCTTATTACCACCCACCGCCTCAACAGGACACGTAAGTTTACAGTGCTCACAGGCCCTATCACACTTCTCGGGTATTATAAAATAAGCGATGAGACTTTTACAAACTAAAGCAGGACACTTTTTTTCTTCTACATGAGCCACGTATTCATCATAAAAGTAGCGCAAAGTGGTAAGAATAGGATTTGGTGCGGACCTACCGAGCCCACATAGGGAGCCGATTTTCACATCCTCTGCCAGTTCTTTGAGCTTTGTCAAATCCTGGGTCTCGGCTTCTCCTTTTGTTATTTTATCAAGGAGGTAAAAAAGTTGAAGCGTACCTATTCTGCACATCGTACACTTTCCGCAGGATTCCTTCTGGATAAAATCCAAAAAGAACCTTGCCATGTCGACAACACAATCATCCTCGTCCATAAAAATCATTCCGCCAGACCCCATCATTGAGCCGGAGGAGAGAAAGGCATCGTAATCGACGGGAAGATGAAAGAGAGAGCTTGGTATACAACCTCCTGACGGACCCCCAATCTGGATAGCCTTAATCCTTTTTCCTTCTCTCGGTCCCCCGGCTACTTCGTATACAAGTGTATTGAGAGTGACACCCATCGGAACCTCAGTAAGTCCAGGTTCTTTCACTTTTCCCGCCAGAGTAAAAATAGCGGTCCCTTTGCTCTTTTCCGTCCCAATAGAATAGAATTTCTCCCACCCATTCTCAATTATCCAGGGAACGTAGGAAAACGTTTTAACATTGTCCACCAACGTGGGCTTTCCGAAAAGTCCTCTTTCAGAAGGGTAAGGAGGTCTAAATCTTGGCTCACTCCGTTTCCCCTCAATCGCGAAAATAAGTCCCGTCTCCTCCCCAGCAACGAATGCTCCCGCCCCTTCTATCACTTGAATGTTGAAAGAAAATTCGGTTCCCATTACACTTTTTCCAAGTATCCCTAACCTTTCCGCATCGTCTTTTGCCCTTCTTACCATTTCCAATGCACGTTGGTATTCTGCTCTAACGTATATGAAACCTTCATTGGCGTTCACCGCATATCCGGCAATAATCATCCCTTCCAGCATCTGATGAGGATCGCTTTCCAAAATTATCCTGTCCATAAATGCACCAGGATCGCCTTCATCCGCGTTGCATATCACGTATTTTGGCTCATCCTGCATTTTTGCACATTCTTCCCATTTTATACCGGTTGGAAAACCGGCCCCGCCTCTTCCTCTAAGTTCTGACTTTTTTATCTCATCGATTACCATTTCTCTGGGAAGATGAAGTGTTTTTTCTAATGCGCTATATCCACCAACGCCTATGTAGTGCATAATGTTTGTGGGGTCTACAATCCCACATCTTCTAAGAAGAATCCTCTTTTCAAATTCGAACCGTTTAAGTTCTGGTATTATTGGAGCTCCTTCCTCGTCAAATTCTATCGTTCCAAGAGCAAGTTCAAGGCACGGATCATCTCCTTCAATGTAACCTTCCACCAGTCTTCTCACTGAACTCGAATCCACATTTCTGTATACCACGTTAAAAGACCCGGGCTTGAAAATTAAAACGAGAGGCTCGGCAAAGCAAAGTCCCATACAACCAACTTCCAGGACCGGTATCTCTATGCCTCTTCTTTTTAGTTCGCTTGATAATTCACGGACTACCTCATCTGCTCCAGCTGCTTTTCCACACGTAGGTGTGCCGACTAGGATATGTGTTCTAAGGCTTAGGTCTTTAACGTACCTTTCCGCTTCTCTTTTTATCTTCTCGAATCTCAATCCGATCCTTTTTCCCCAAGTCCTATGAGCAGTTCTTCGAATTTTAGAGGAGACATTCTAGGATAAACTTTCCCGTCTACAACAACGACTGGGGCTAGCATACAACAGCCAATGCATGCTACTCTTTCGAGACTGAATCTAAGATCCGGAGTTGTATCGCCAACCGTAATTTTGAGCTCCCTTTCAGCAGCCTCTAAAACTCGCTCTCCGCCAGAAAGATGGCATGCAGTACCCATGCAGATCTTTATGTGTGTTTTACCTTTGGGTTTTAACCGAAAGACATTATAAAAGGTAGCAACCCCCCAAATCTGAGATTCTGGTACGCCGAAAAGGGTTGCTACCTCTTTTAGCTTTTCCTCAGGTAAGTATCCGAAATCCTTTTGAATCCGAATTAGGGTCTCTATAATTTTTGAGCCGCTACTTGGCTGTTCCTCCTTTTTTTTCATTTCCTTAACGTCTTGGCAAACTCAGGTAGAAATGCACCTATACCGGTTGCTTCCCTCGGTCCGACAACGACTTCCCAGCCGGGAAGCGCGTCTTCAAGTTCGCCCTTGATCCGGGCAACCCTTCCCGGTATTACGAGTTTTCTGTGCCTAACTCTTGCTTCAATCCCACTCTTTTTAATCATACTGGCCACTGAATCTCCGGTAAACTTCCCTGCTGCCCATCCCGTGAGAACTCCAAGACCATCAGTGTCTTTAACGCAGAGGAAGGATGGCACCTTTGTGGCCTCTATGGCCGATGAAACTATGAAATACGTAAGCGCCCAGTTCGAAGTCACAAGTACCGGAGAGTATTCGTCAGGCTCTCCAATCTCATAGTACTTTTCCTCCACAGCCATTGGGAACCTAGGATCCGTATAGATGTTGAGCCGCTGAACAAGCAAAGGAAGGAGAGTGTGTTCATCAAAATCGGAAAGCACTATGACAGACGCAAACTTTACTACGAAGACAGATGCTATAAGTATTTCCTCAAGGCCTCCGTCCTTTGCCATAAAGCATGGGAAAGCAATAGTAGGATAGCCCAAAGGTCTAAATCCTTGCTTAATGGCAGCCCTCCGTATGAACGTCTGATCCCTTATAGCGCCGAGTACATCCATTGATCCGGGATCCAGAAGAGCGTCATCTACACCGTACTCTTTCAGCTTTTTTGTAAGAGGAATAAGTTCTTCCACCGAGTTTGCCCGGACACCAACCGGAACTGGCTTCTCTTTGAGTTTAGGTATGGCGATCTCAATTTTTTCTTTGTCAATCGGGTAAAGGAGAGGTCTTCTTTCGTAAAGCAAATCCCTTGCCGCAAAAAGCGTATCGACATCCTCTGAGATCACAATGAGTGCCTTGTCCGTTAGACTTGCAACCTTTTTGCAAAGATTGAGAAACCTTTCTCTCTCTTTGGACTCGTTAAAAAGGGCAACCATCTCAGCTTTTAGAGTGAGACCAACCCAGGGAAACTTAAAATCCGAAACCTTTCTTACCTTTTCTTCAATTTTCCCTTCAGGCTCTAAATCTGAAACAAGGATTCCGATACCAGGTGGATGAAGGTACGTCTTTTCGTGTCTGTATATAACCTCTTCGTTTCCTACTTCCACCTTATTTTCTCCGGTTCCGATTGTGACCAGTTTTATTGCTGGAGCAAGCATGTCCTCGAGTTTAGCCTTAGCTTCTTCCGAAAGATGAGGACATTTATCAGGGGTAACACCACCTGTTGCCAACTTCATGGCAAATGCAAAACATGTGGGGAAGCCGCAATCTTTGCATGGCTTCCTTCCAGGAAGAAGTTTTACAATTTCCGACCCTGATGCGGGCATACCGTACCTCCCTCAATCTCTCTTTCTAAGCCGGTAGCTGAACTTCACCTTTCACCCATGGATGGCCAACTTTCTCTAAGAACTCCACAAGTTCATCCACGTTTTTTACATCTTCCTCGGTAGCTATCTTATCGTAAAGCCCTTTCTCGATCAGAACGTCCTTATATCTCTCTTTCACCTCTTTAGGCATCCATACTATCCTTGCAAGCCCACCATCTGCCTGTAAGAACTTAGGAGACCTTAGCTGTTCGAGCCCTGTACCGAGTCTGCCCTCGATCTGTTTTCCTCCAGAAGTCTCTCCAGCCATTTTAGTAAATGTTATGCCAAGTACCGTAGGACCCTTGTATTCCCTGTGAACTATTCCAAATGCGTCGACCTCTGGAATGTAGAAGACTATGGCCTGGAAGCACCCACAGGATGTGTGTGGATATCCGAAGGCACTGTAAAGGTACACCCGGTTGTATGTTCCAAGCGATTTTTCTTCTACAACCTTATTTACTCCCTCGTATTCTCCTCTCACCTCATCGAGTAGCTCACCTTTAGGAATAGCGAAGATTGGACCCTCGGGATCAATCTTTGAAGCTGCCCTACCATCGAACCAGTTTATAGCACCACAGTTTGCGATTCTATTGGGAGCGATAACGCACATATGGGTTGGTGCAAAACTCTGACAGAGAACGCATCCGTAAAACGTATCCACATCTTCATCTTTTATCCGTCTTGCCCTCTCGTCCCTCTCCTGGTACCTCTTTAAAGCCTCAGGTAAAAGTTCTTTTATCTTTTCTGGGTCAGTGATTATAGTTGTCTGAATCTTCTCTATGATAGGCATTTCCGATGTGAATAGGAAGTTGTATATATGACCCAGTTCTTTGAGGGAGTTGAATCCCTTTTTATGCGCATCCCTAGATATCCTTATCCAGACATCCTGTCTCTGGTTCATGTGGTAAAAACCTTCTATGAAGTTTGTGTACATGTGGATCTTCCGCTCAATTATTGGTTCTGCGTCTTTGTCCAGATCCGAACCGGCAACATCTATGAGTATGGCAATAGGATAGGATCCACCCTTGTCCGTTTCCGGATCATATGGTTCAAGTTCGCTTATATCTGGACCTATAAGCTCAACCTTCTCATGCTCTATCTCTTCAGGACTCTTAATGGTTGCGAGCTCAAACTTGACTTCAGCCTTTGGACCGCCAAACTCCATAAAAAGATTGTCCTTTCTTATTACTTCGCCTTCGTATTGTGGTCCTATGTCTAGGTGGAATTCCATGCTTCTCCTCCTTTATTGTTGTTCTGATTTTAAATTCTCAATAACGCCGTCAAGGATTGCCTTCCACTTTTCGTCTTTAAATATGTTCGGCAACGAATAATCCGCATGCGGATGATAGTACTTACATAAGGTGAGAGTAGAAAGATGGGGAGCAAAATGTTTGAGAGTCGAAAGCCCCTGGTTTGCTAAATCGCTCCTTATTCCAAGGAAGATCACAAGATCGTGATTCCCTTCTCCTTTCACTCCCTTCCACTCGGGATCCTTTAAAGCATTAATAATCTCCACCGTGTCATAGACGCTGTCCGGTTTTACACCGTACTCTAAGAGTTTTGCCTTAGTGGTTGCTGTGGCGCAAATTGGAATGTTACCGGCTTTTGCTATATCTATGCAGTACTCTATTAAAAGTTTGTCTCCAAGGCTCACCTTTGTAGCTATTGGGCCAAGAACGAAGAGCGGTCTTTTAGCCTTCTTTATCTGTCTCACTATGTCTTTTGGGTCTTCGAGCGTCCTTGCGGTCCTTGTACCTGTCAGGGTATTAACCCTGTGGTAAGGGATTATAGGTGAAAGCTGACTCATGGTCTCCTCCTTTTAGCGTATAACTGCATCTACTGGTACCTTAGTAGGATACGTTCCTATCCAGGTTGGCAAACCAACAGGTTCCTTGGGCTTCCATCCGATGGAATCAAGGTAGGCCTTAACCTCTTTCTTGTAGACGAGAGGTATATCTGCATCCCTTCTAACATAAAGGTGAAGATCTTCGGGCAGACCCCCACCCATGTATTTCTTATAAAGCGAGATGTAGTGATTAAGCTTTATAGCTCTTCCCTGGGGAGTATCGTTCTTTCTAATGCAGAGCTTTGCAAGCGTTACCATAAGCTTTTCCTTTGTCTCGCACACATAGATGAGGTGTTCAGGAGAAGGCTCTCCGGTGTCCACAATCTGCTTCTTCCTGGCATCCATCACTCTCCAGTCGTCCTCCTCTTTTCTTGAGAGGTAGAGTCTTCTGTATTTTGAAGCAATCGGCCCCACAACAACGGGTATACCGAGCCTATTGCATCCTGTTGCTATAGCTGCCGCCTTCTGCGAATAGGGACCCCATGCCACCCCAACAGCTCCTACTCTATTCAAAACATAATCAGCCATCACTTCGTAGTTTGCCCTAAGGGGTAGTGCCGCAAAAATATTCGCTATCTTTATCGCCGCTCCTGTTATGTGGCTATTTGCCACACAGGAACCAACATTAACAACACAGCCCGCATCAAAATTGCCGGGGTACTTCTCATATATTGTCTTCCCGTCCGCGTCTTTCCACATCCCCGCAACCATTCCTGCACATCCCGAAAGGACAACTATATACTTTCTCTTTGCAAACTCCTCTACTACTTCTGCAAGATCCCTGTGGTCAGGATAGGAGGAACATCCGACGAGGGCTATGACCCCCGGAATAGTGCCCAAAGTGATAGGGGCACCAACATTCCTTATCTCCGTATCCATTATTGGTCCGCGGCCGGCTCTTATCTTCCATACCTCTTTACTTGCAGCCTGCTGCATTATCTTGAATATCGGTACATTTCTCGGACATTCCTCTTCGCACTTGCCACATCCGATACAGAGATTGAATATGTCTCTTATTGTGTCAAAATTACCCTTCGCAACTTCACTTATTCCCTTTCCTATGTTGAATAGGTTGGGACAAACCTGCTCGCACAAACCGCAGAGGCTACACTTCTTCGCGAGCTCTTTTGCCTCCTCTTCAGTAA
It encodes:
- the cdhC gene encoding CO dehydrogenase/CO-methylating acetyl-CoA synthase complex subunit beta, with protein sequence MEFHLDIGPQYEGEVIRKDNLFMEFGGPKAEVKFELATIKSPEEIEHEKVELIGPDISELEPYDPETDKGGSYPIAILIDVAGSDLDKDAEPIIERKIHMYTNFIEGFYHMNQRQDVWIRISRDAHKKGFNSLKELGHIYNFLFTSEMPIIEKIQTTIITDPEKIKELLPEALKRYQERDERARRIKDEDVDTFYGCVLCQSFAPTHMCVIAPNRIANCGAINWFDGRAASKIDPEGPIFAIPKGELLDEVRGEYEGVNKVVEEKSLGTYNRVYLYSAFGYPHTSCGCFQAIVFYIPEVDAFGIVHREYKGPTVLGITFTKMAGETSGGKQIEGRLGTGLEQLRSPKFLQADGGLARIVWMPKEVKERYKDVLIEKGLYDKIATEEDVKNVDELVEFLEKVGHPWVKGEVQLPA
- a CDS encoding SLBB domain-containing protein, whose amino-acid sequence is MRFEKIKREAERYVKDLSLRTHILVGTPTCGKAAGADEVVRELSSELKRRGIEIPVLEVGCMGLCFAEPLVLIFKPGSFNVVYRNVDSSSVRRLVEGYIEGDDPCLELALGTIEFDEEGAPIIPELKRFEFEKRILLRRCGIVDPTNIMHYIGVGGYSALEKTLHLPREMVIDEIKKSELRGRGGAGFPTGIKWEECAKMQDEPKYVICNADEGDPGAFMDRIILESDPHQMLEGMIIAGYAVNANEGFIYVRAEYQRALEMVRRAKDDAERLGILGKSVMGTEFSFNIQVIEGAGAFVAGEETGLIFAIEGKRSEPRFRPPYPSERGLFGKPTLVDNVKTFSYVPWIIENGWEKFYSIGTEKSKGTAIFTLAGKVKEPGLTEVPMGVTLNTLVYEVAGGPREGKRIKAIQIGGPSGGCIPSSLFHLPVDYDAFLSSGSMMGSGGMIFMDEDDCVVDMARFFLDFIQKESCGKCTMCRIGTLQLFYLLDKITKGEAETQDLTKLKELAEDVKIGSLCGLGRSAPNPILTTLRYFYDEYVAHVEEKKCPALVCKSLIAYFIIPEKCDRACEHCKLTCPVEAVGGNKGEPKYIIQEKCVKCGTCLNVCPPEYSAVIKVSPIKKLKELEIQNYRKE
- the acsC gene encoding acetyl-CoA decarbonylase/synthase complex subunit gamma, translating into MPASGSEIVKLLPGRKPCKDCGFPTCFAFAMKLATGGVTPDKCPHLSEEAKAKLEDMLAPAIKLVTIGTGENKVEVGNEEVIYRHEKTYLHPPGIGILVSDLEPEGKIEEKVRKVSDFKFPWVGLTLKAEMVALFNESKERERFLNLCKKVASLTDKALIVISEDVDTLFAARDLLYERRPLLYPIDKEKIEIAIPKLKEKPVPVGVRANSVEELIPLTKKLKEYGVDDALLDPGSMDVLGAIRDQTFIRRAAIKQGFRPLGYPTIAFPCFMAKDGGLEEILIASVFVVKFASVIVLSDFDEHTLLPLLVQRLNIYTDPRFPMAVEEKYYEIGEPDEYSPVLVTSNWALTYFIVSSAIEATKVPSFLCVKDTDGLGVLTGWAAGKFTGDSVASMIKKSGIEARVRHRKLVIPGRVARIKGELEDALPGWEVVVGPREATGIGAFLPEFAKTLRK
- the nuoE gene encoding NADH-quinone oxidoreductase subunit NuoE; the protein is MKKKEEQPSSGSKIIETLIRIQKDFGYLPEEKLKEVATLFGVPESQIWGVATFYNVFRLKPKGKTHIKICMGTACHLSGGERVLEAAERELKITVGDTTPDLRFSLERVACIGCCMLAPVVVVDGKVYPRMSPLKFEELLIGLGEKGSD
- the cdhB gene encoding CO dehydrogenase/acetyl-CoA synthase complex subunit epsilon, with product MSQLSPIIPYHRVNTLTGTRTARTLEDPKDIVRQIKKAKRPLFVLGPIATKVSLGDKLLIEYCIDIAKAGNIPICATATTKAKLLEYGVKPDSVYDTVEIINALKDPEWKGVKGEGNHDLVIFLGIRSDLANQGLSTLKHFAPHLSTLTLCKYYHPHADYSLPNIFKDEKWKAILDGVIENLKSEQQ
- the cdhA gene encoding CO dehydrogenase/acetyl-CoA synthase complex subunit alpha, with the protein product MELKELSKRLEEVYRKIKAELNWEPVGPTPMPELSDLRNWDMRLLKTYKPFYAPFCDMCCICTFGKCDLTEHRRGACGIDIATQQARLVLLACLIGCSCHTGHAAHILDYLIEKYGPDKKIDLGEGVAVEAPHIRTVLGMKPETLGDLKVAIEYIYKELTHLLSSVHTGQEGSYLDYESKALHAGMLDHVGMEVAELAQISGFNYPTSVAETPLVDLGWNAFDKTKPIILFIGHNPATSTAVVDYLRESGLYDKVEFGGICCTALETARYSDRAKVVGPLSRQLFFVRSGIADVIMTDEQCIRTDITQEAAKVGSALIATLEKAMYGLEDATNMDTDEIVRKMVDEKKQFVILNPRKAAEVAVKVAMEIAPKRRKEWITEEEAKELAKKCSLCGLCEQVCPNLFNIGKGISEVAKGNFDTIRDIFNLCIGCGKCEEECPRNVPIFKIMQQAASKEVWKIRAGRGPIMDTEIRNVGAPITLGTIPGVIALVGCSSYPDHRDLAEVVEEFAKRKYIVVLSGCAGMVAGMWKDADGKTIYEKYPGNFDAGCVVNVGSCVANSHITGAAIKIANIFAALPLRANYEVMADYVLNRVGAVGVAWGPYSQKAAAIATGCNRLGIPVVVGPIASKYRRLYLSRKEEDDWRVMDARKKQIVDTGEPSPEHLIYVCETKEKLMVTLAKLCIRKNDTPQGRAIKLNHYISLYKKYMGGGLPEDLHLYVRRDADIPLVYKKEVKAYLDSIGWKPKEPVGLPTWIGTYPTKVPVDAVIR
- a CDS encoding AAA family ATPase; the encoded protein is MAQINVVTGRGGAGKSTFTALFARFVKVERLLLIDLDPDSSLPKMVGADLERNGKVTVSEALYDIMVKDRKDDAPKLIEERLKDGSIIYKAEKFHLVTLGTKLAPGCYCLPDEMIKDMIQKLRKDYDMVLVDSPAGLEHLNRKVTPDIDDLFVILDPSEKSLKHIERIKRVIRGVRINYKNFYLVANYRFTDETIGSLKGSGEALLGRIYFDENVRTFNLEGKSLFLLPEDSPASRSVKQILLEARYDTL
- a CDS encoding DUF3786 domain-containing protein; this translates as MILYENITEEAFGLAIKMAQEKLAKMDVEDICSRTGSKKIDEERIMVSYLNNPYRVEIKTGRILDGDGNETLPLRDRIILLHYLTDAKGSPETGKLITYAQIEGGRFYFPVFHKRTVEPMVRFFSSDPEKLLEVSKTLGGQRERYGDLSISLFPLPLVRMYMILWKGDEDVPPNGNILFDKNITDYLCAEDIAVLTEIVTWKLIKSAKEK
- a CDS encoding AAA family ATPase, producing MARKIVVTGRGGSGKSTFVALISRFLSKPSLLIDLDPDLSLADMLGIDLEKEKKRTVIEVLYDVVDERKRGGDPLVPVEDKFKGLIWTEALYEGRGFDLIVLGTKDMEGCYCFPDHLMRKTISDLVKNYKNVVIDSPAGLEHLNRNIVSEIDYLFVIIDPSEKSIAHIKRVKEIAKEVGIKYANFNVVGNYMFTESDEKFFEDKNLSYIGRIEYDRTVEELNLKGESLRSIPDDSPAVISAKKILEKARLI